One Oncorhynchus keta strain PuntledgeMale-10-30-2019 chromosome 22, Oket_V2, whole genome shotgun sequence DNA window includes the following coding sequences:
- the LOC118401278 gene encoding phagosome assembly factor 1-like isoform X1: protein MLDLEVVPERSLGHEQWEFALGMPLAQAISILQKHCRIIKNVQVLYSEQMPLSHDLILNLTQDGMKLLFDACNQRLKVIEVYDLSKVKLKYCGVHFNTQAIAPTIEQIDQSFGATHPGVYNAAEQLFHLNFRGLSFSFQLDSWNEAPKYEPNFAHGLASLQIPHGATVKRMYIYTGNNLQDTKAPVMPLACFLGNVYAECVDVLKNGAGPLGLRLRILTAGCGPGVMADAKVRAVERNIYFGDSCQDVLSALGSPHKVFYKSEDKMKIHSPSPHKQVPSKCNDYFFNYFTLGVDILFDSTTHLVKKFVLHTNFPGHYNFNIYHRCDFKIPLVIKKEAADAQWEDCILTTYSKWDQIQELLGHPMEKPVVLHRSSSANNTNPFGSTFCFGLQRMIFEVMQNNHIASVTLYGAPRPSSRVRAEASAH, encoded by the exons ATGCTGGATCTGGAAGTTGTTCCTGAAAGATCTTTAGGACATGAGCAATGGGAATTCGCATTAG GGATGCCATTGGCCCAGGCCATTTCCATTTTACAGAAACACTGCCGCATCATCAAGAATGTCCAGGTTCTCTACAGTGAACAA ATGCCACTCAGTCATGACCTCATACTCAACTTGACTCAGGATGGAATGAAACTGCTGTTTGATGCCTGTAACCAGAGACTGAAG GTGATTGAAGTATACGACTTGAGCAAAGTGAAATTGAAATACTG TGGAGTACATTTCAACACTCAGGCTATAGCACCCACTATAGAGCAGATTGACCAGTCCTTTGGTGCCACACACCCTGGAG TATACAATGCTGCAGAGCAACTGTTCCACTTGAACTTTCGGggactctccttctccttccagcTTGACTCATGGAATGAAGCTCCCAAGTATGAG CCTAACTTTGCCCATGGCTTGGCCTCCCTGCAGATTCCGCACGGGGCCACAGTGAAACGGATGTACATCTATACTGGGAACAACCTACAGGACACCAA GGCTCCAGTGATGCCCCTTGCCTGTTTCCTTGGCAACGTGTATGCAGAGTGTGTGGACGTGCTGAAGAATGGTGCGGGACCACTTGGTCTGAGACTTCGCATCCTCACTGCAG GCTGCGGGCCGGGGGTGATGGCTGATGCCAAGGTGCGTGCTGTGGAGAGGAACATCTACTTTGGAGACTCCTGTCAAGATGTGCTGAGTGCTCTGGGCTCGCCACACAAGGTCTTCTACAAGTCAGAGGACAAG ATGAAGATCCACTCTCCGTCGCCTCACAAGCAGGTCCCGTCCAAATGCAATGACTACTTCTTCAACTACTTCACCCTGGGGGTG GACATACTCTTTGATTCCACCACACACCTGGTGAAGAAGTTTGTCCTTCATACCAActtccctggtcattacaatttcaacat ATATCATCGATGTGATTTCAAGATTCCACTTGTCATTAAGAAAG AAGCTGCTGATGCTCAGTGGGAGGACTGCATTCTCACTACCTACAGCAAG TGGGATCAGATTCAGGAGCTTCTTGGACACCCCATGGAGAAGCCTGTCGTGCTCCACAG GTCATCCTCTGCAAATAATACCAATCCCTTCGGCTCTACTTTCTGTTTTGGACTACAGCGAATGATCTTTGAG GTGATGCAGAACAACCACATAGCTTCAGTGACTCTGTACGGTGCCCCCAGACCCAGCAGCCGGGTCCGAGCCGAGGCCAGCGCCCACTGA
- the LOC118401279 gene encoding UDP-GlcNAc:betaGal beta-1,3-N-acetylglucosaminyltransferase 9-like — MRRIHIKDVLCTLLMLGLLCLMLYAHQGFTSTWDTWQLEQGCTSSRALLGPPPESHVTKRVPSTPPDKTKCQSPHQSHSKSQTYPKSKLQSKSKSKSKKDEGTKAVPVLPTRPPFDFEGYLRDKDNRDFRLLMDQLGKCSGEPYMLIAIKSVVADFERRQVVRRTWGREGVLQDGQTVKTVFLLGVPRNKTALPFWDRLLAYESHTFGDILLWDFDDTFFNLTLKETHFLQWVNDSCSNVQFIFKGDADVYVNIENILEMMKGQKPDKDLFVGDIIHHARPIRRRSSKYFVPEFVYGQTMYPSYAGGGGFVMSGHTARRLSEACQQVELFPIDDVFLGMCLQRIGVKPSHHEGFRTFGIVRPSAAPHLQVFDPCFYRELMVVHSLTVPQIWLMWNLLHDPQLSCHSNPTPTQWPFKWRGKVLGTTGQKDSETTVEQDYDVTVFVKH; from the coding sequence ATGAGGAGAATTCATATAAAAGATGTTCTGTGCACCCTGCTCATGTTGGGGCTACTCTGTCTGATGTTGTATGCCCATCAAGGCTTCACTTCCACCTGGGACACCTGGCAGTTAGAGCAGGGCTGTACCAGCTCACGCGCTCTTTTAGGGCCCCCACCAGAGAGCCATGTAACTAAACGGGTCCCTTCTACGCCCCCAGACAAGACAAAGTGCCAGTCTCCGCATCAGTCCCATTCTAAGTCTCAGACATACCCCAAGTCTAAACTTCAGTCTAAATCCAAATCTAAGTCAAAGAAAGATGAGGGGACAAAGGCTGTTCCGGTTTTACCCACACGACCACCTTTTGACTTTGAGGGTTACCTGAGGGATAAGGACAACCGGGACTTCAGACTGCTGATGGACCAGCTAGGGAAGTGCTCAGGCGAGCCCTACATGCTCATTGCTATCAAGTCAGTAGTGGCAGACTTTGAAAGGAGACAGGTAGTGCGGCGCACCTGGGGAAGAGAGGGTGTTCTCCAGGATGGGCAGACAGTAAAGACTGTATTCCTCCTTGGGGTGCCCAGGAACAAGACCGCCCTGCCTTTCTGGGACCGGCTCCTTGCCTACGAGAGCCACACCTTTGGGGACATTCTCCTCTGGGACTTTGATGACACATTTTTCAACTTGACACTTAAAGAGACCCACTTCCTCCAGTGGGTGAATGACAGCTGCTCCAATGTCCAGTTCATCTTCAAAGGTGACGCTGATGTCTATGTGAATATTGAGAACATTCTGGAGATGATGAAGGGTCAGAAGCCTGATAAGGACCTCTTTGTGGGTGATATAATCCATCATGCCCGCCCCATCCGCCGGCGCAGCAGCAAGTACTTTGTGCCTGAGTTTGTGTACGGCCAGACAATGTATCCGTCATATGCTGGAGGGGGGGGCTTTGTGATGTCTGGTCACACCGCCAGGCGGCTGAGTGAAGCGTGTCAGCAGGTAGAACTATTCCCTATCGACGATGTGTTCTTAGGCATGTGCTTACAGAGAATTGGAGTGAAACCGTCACACCATGAGGGTTTTCGTACATTTGGCATTGTGCGCCCCTCTGCTGCTCCCCACCTCCAGGTGTTTGACCCTTGTTTCTACAGGGAGCTGATGGTGGTACACAGCCTGACAGTGCCACAGATCTGGCTCATGTGGAACCTGCTGCATGACCCCCAACTGAGCTGTCACAGTAACCCGACCCCCACCCAGTGGCCCTTCAAGTGGAGGGGCAAGGTACTCGGGACAACAGGACAAAAGGACTCAGAGACAACAGTGGAACAGGACTATGATGTTACAGTGTTTGTAAAGCATTGA
- the LOC118401278 gene encoding phagosome assembly factor 1-like isoform X2: MLDLEVVPERSLGHEQWEFALGMPLAQAISILQKHCRIIKNVQVLYSEQMPLSHDLILNLTQDGMKLLFDACNQRLKVIEVYDLSKVKLKYCGVHFNTQAIAPTIEQIDQSFGATHPGVYNAAEQLFHLNFRGLSFSFQLDSWNEAPKYEIPHGATVKRMYIYTGNNLQDTKAPVMPLACFLGNVYAECVDVLKNGAGPLGLRLRILTAGCGPGVMADAKVRAVERNIYFGDSCQDVLSALGSPHKVFYKSEDKMKIHSPSPHKQVPSKCNDYFFNYFTLGVDILFDSTTHLVKKFVLHTNFPGHYNFNIYHRCDFKIPLVIKKEAADAQWEDCILTTYSKWDQIQELLGHPMEKPVVLHRSSSANNTNPFGSTFCFGLQRMIFEVMQNNHIASVTLYGAPRPSSRVRAEASAH; the protein is encoded by the exons ATGCTGGATCTGGAAGTTGTTCCTGAAAGATCTTTAGGACATGAGCAATGGGAATTCGCATTAG GGATGCCATTGGCCCAGGCCATTTCCATTTTACAGAAACACTGCCGCATCATCAAGAATGTCCAGGTTCTCTACAGTGAACAA ATGCCACTCAGTCATGACCTCATACTCAACTTGACTCAGGATGGAATGAAACTGCTGTTTGATGCCTGTAACCAGAGACTGAAG GTGATTGAAGTATACGACTTGAGCAAAGTGAAATTGAAATACTG TGGAGTACATTTCAACACTCAGGCTATAGCACCCACTATAGAGCAGATTGACCAGTCCTTTGGTGCCACACACCCTGGAG TATACAATGCTGCAGAGCAACTGTTCCACTTGAACTTTCGGggactctccttctccttccagcTTGACTCATGGAATGAAGCTCCCAAGTATGAG ATTCCGCACGGGGCCACAGTGAAACGGATGTACATCTATACTGGGAACAACCTACAGGACACCAA GGCTCCAGTGATGCCCCTTGCCTGTTTCCTTGGCAACGTGTATGCAGAGTGTGTGGACGTGCTGAAGAATGGTGCGGGACCACTTGGTCTGAGACTTCGCATCCTCACTGCAG GCTGCGGGCCGGGGGTGATGGCTGATGCCAAGGTGCGTGCTGTGGAGAGGAACATCTACTTTGGAGACTCCTGTCAAGATGTGCTGAGTGCTCTGGGCTCGCCACACAAGGTCTTCTACAAGTCAGAGGACAAG ATGAAGATCCACTCTCCGTCGCCTCACAAGCAGGTCCCGTCCAAATGCAATGACTACTTCTTCAACTACTTCACCCTGGGGGTG GACATACTCTTTGATTCCACCACACACCTGGTGAAGAAGTTTGTCCTTCATACCAActtccctggtcattacaatttcaacat ATATCATCGATGTGATTTCAAGATTCCACTTGTCATTAAGAAAG AAGCTGCTGATGCTCAGTGGGAGGACTGCATTCTCACTACCTACAGCAAG TGGGATCAGATTCAGGAGCTTCTTGGACACCCCATGGAGAAGCCTGTCGTGCTCCACAG GTCATCCTCTGCAAATAATACCAATCCCTTCGGCTCTACTTTCTGTTTTGGACTACAGCGAATGATCTTTGAG GTGATGCAGAACAACCACATAGCTTCAGTGACTCTGTACGGTGCCCCCAGACCCAGCAGCCGGGTCCGAGCCGAGGCCAGCGCCCACTGA